The Streptomyces sp. ALI-76-A nucleotide sequence GGACCGTGGACACCGAGGCCGAGCTGGCCCGCTCGCAGCGGCAGACCGAGATGATCCTGCGGGCCGCGTCGGAGGGTGTCGTGGGGACCGACACCGACGGGCGGATCGTGCTCGTCAACCCGGCCGCCGCTCAGATACTGGGTTACCGGGCCAGCGACCTCGGCGGGCGTGAGCTGCACGAGCTCGTGCTCCACTCCCGTTCCGACGGCACGCCCTTCGCGTACGAGGAGTCGCCGCTCGCCGACACCCTGCGCTCCGGGCGCAAGCACCGGGTGCGGGGGCAGGTGCTGTGGTCGAAGAAGGGGGACAAGGTCCCGGTCGACCTGACGACCGCGCCCGTCCGGGACGGCGACCAGCTCGTCGGCGCCGTGATGACCTTCGCCGACCGGCGGCCGTACGACATGCTCGCCGAGGAGAAGGCGGCCGTCGAGAAGCGCCACGAGGAGGAGCTGGAGCGGCTCTCCGAGGAGCACGCCTCCGAGCTGACCGCGCTGCGGCAGAAGCACGTGAACCAGCTGGAGGAGATCCAGGAGCAGCACGAGGAGGAGCTCGCCGCTGGCGAGGAACGCTACGCCGCCCTCGGGGAACGGGAGAAGGACCGCTACGAGGCCCTCGCCGGCCGGCACGAGCAGCTGCTGACGCTGCTCGCCCAGTCGCTGCGCGGCCCCCTCGACGAACTGCGCCGCGAGCTCTCCGCCCTGGCCGCCGACGACGCGGGACAGTTGTGGCCCGAGGCCAACCAGGTGCTCCACCACCTGTCGGCCGGCTACTCGCGGATCACGACGCTCATCGACAACGTCCTCGGGTACCAGCGCCTCGACACCGGGGTGGATGGCATCACCCGTACGAAAGTGATGCTCGACGCCGTCGTCGCGGCGGGTGTCGACGGGGCCGTGGAGCTGATCGGGCCCGGGCGGGTGCAGTTCGCCGTGCACGCGCCGCCCATCGAGGCCGAGGTCGACTCCCGGCTGCTCGCCACCGCGCTCGCCCACCTCGTCGCGGATGTCGCCGGTGTCGACGCGACCGGCAACGCGCCTGTCTCGGCGGGCGGTTACATGGACAACACCGTCGTCGTGGCGGCGGCGCAGCGCGGCGAGGTGGTACGGATCGAGGTACGCGGGCCGTACGCCGGGGGCGACCCGGTGCACGAGCCGATCGTGCGCGGGATCGTGCGGGCGCACGGTGGCGTGCTTCAGACGCACGAGGTGCCGGGCATGAGCGGCAGCGCGTACGTCCTCGAAGTCCCGCTCGGCGGCGGGGCGGGGGCCGTCGGGGCTCCGGGCCCGGCCGCGCTGGAGGCGGCGCCGGGCGAGGTCGCGCTGCCCGAGCAGGCCACCTCCGGCGGGCGGCGGCGGGCCCGGCGGTCCTCCACCGACGCCTTCCTGGACGTCGAGGGGCCGGCCGACGGTGACGGCGGCGAGGGCGGCGAGGCGGAGGCCTCGGCGCCGACCGGACGGCGCCGGCGACGGGCCGCCGCCGCGCAGGAGTCCGCGCCCGTCCCGGCCCAGGCCGCGGGCGAGGCCGGAGAGGGCTCCGGCGGCACCGGACGACGCCGTGGACGACCCGCCGAGGTCGCCGCCGGGGGCGGTGGCGAGAGCTCGGACAGTGGTGACGGTGGTAGGGGTGGTGAGAGTGGTAGCGGTGGCAGCGGTGGTGAAGGTGCGGCCCCGGTGGGCCCGGGCGCGGGTGTCGTAGGCGTCGCGGGCGTTGCCGGTGTCGCCGGGGTCGCCGGGGTTTCGGAGGGTGCCGTCGTCACCGCCGCCGAGTACGCGTCCGGGACCGCGGCCGCCGGGACCGGTCTGGGCGGCACGGTGCCGCCGCAGGGGGTGCCCGCACCCGGCGGACGTCGGGCCCGGCGCGAGACCGGTGAGCAGCACGCGCTGCCGCCGGCGCTGCCCGCCGTGGCCTCCCCCGATCCGGCCCAGGGTGCCGGGACGGCCGGCTCCGCCGAGGATCCGCAGCAGCCCACCGGACGGCGTCGGCGGGCACTGGCCGCCGCCACGGAGCGCGCGGCCACGCAGGAGACGGGTCCCCGTACGGTGTTCGCGCTGCCGCCCGCCGAGGCGGACCGCCCGACCGGCGCCCCGGCTGGGCAGCCGGCGAACGCGGCTACGACTCCGGTTCCGGTTCAAGGGGATCCGGCTCAGGCTTCGGCTCCGGTTCCGCTGCCGCTTCCGGGGCACGTGCGGGTTCCCGGTCAGGGTGGTGCCGCTGACGCCGGTGCCGACGACGGCCGGCACGACGCCGTGCCGCACAGCCAGGCCGACGACCACACTCCGCCGCAGCCGCATCCCACGAACGCGCCCACCGGGCGCCGCCGGCGGGCGGTCGGCCAGCGAGCGGAGACGGAGACCGCCGGGTCGCCCGCGCAGCAGGTCCCGGCTCAGGGCACCGCAGCGCAGGGAGCCGCCGGGCAAGCGGCGCCGGTCCCGGCGGGCGTGCCTCAGGCCCACGTGGCCGAGGGGGCTCCCGTCACAGTCGCAGGACAAGGCCATACGGCAGGACAGGCGGCGCCCCTGCCCGGGCAGCCGGTGCCTGCTGCCGGACAGCCGGGTCAGCCCGGGATGCCCGTTCCCGCGTCGGGTACGGCCGGGCACGGAGTCCAGATGGCCCCCGGCCAGCCGGTCGTGGCGCAGGGCGCGGCAGTCCCGCCCGGCGCGTCGGTGCCGACGGTGCCGACAGCTCAGGGGCAGGGTGTCCCCGTTCCGGCTCAGCACGCGTCCGGGCAGCACGCGTCCGGGCAGCTCGGCCTGCCCGCTCAGGCCGCACCGGGGCAGCCGGGACCTGGGCAGCCAGGGCTGGGACAACCGGTACCGGGCGCTCAGGGACAGGTCCCGCCCGGTCAGGCCGTCGTCCCGCATCAGGGGGTACCCGCCCAGGCGCTTCCGGCTCAGGAGGGCTCGGCTCAGGGGCTTCCGGCCGCTCAAGGCGTATCCAGCACCACCGGCGCGGGTCAGCCGCTGCCGGCCGAGGCCGCGCCCGGTCAGGCAGCGCCCGGTCAGGCAGCGGTCGCGCCGGGCCAGCCGGTCCCCGGCCAGGGTATTCCCCCTGGTCAGGCCGTCCCCGCCGGTCATGTCGTGCCCTCCGGTCAGGGCGCCCCGGTTCAGCCGGTCCCCGCCCAGGGCGGCGTCCCTCCGCAGGGAACTCCGGCCCAGGGCACGACCGCACCGGGAATCCCGGCACCGGTCCCGCCCGCGCCGGGCACCTCCGCACAGACCGCCCCCGCTCCCGCCCCGCAGCAGTGGCCCGGTGCCCAGGGCACGTCCGGCGCCGGCCTGCCCGTAGCGCCGAACGGCGCCGCCGGCCTCGTACCGCCGAACGGCGCCCCCGCCCCGCAGTCGCCGCAGCCCAATCAATCCTCAGAGGCCGCACCGGCCATGCCGGGCATGCAGGCCGCACAGGCCGTGCCGGCACCAGCCGCGCCGGCCCCCGGCGCACCCGTGCCCCCCGGCACCCCCCTCCCGCCACAGGCCGCCCCGGGTCATCCTCGCGCCGCCCAGCCGCTGCCCGCGGAAGCCCCGGGTGCCCCCGGTGCCATCCCGTCGGCCGCGCCCGCCGCGCCCTCCGCACCTCCGCCCGACCCTGCCGTCGATCCCAACTCGACCCAGGGCCGGGCCATCAGCGTGCGCACGCTCGGGCAGGGGGTGCCGTTCACGCGGCAGGCACAGGTGCAGGTGCAGGGTCAGTCCCCCGCCCACCCGCATCTCCACCCGGCGCAGCCCTCGGCCACGCCTCCGCCGCATCAGCCGGGCGGCTCAGGTCGGCGTCGCAAGCTGGGTACGCGGACCGATCCCGCCGTCGGGCACCCCGAGCAGGCGGCCCGTCCGCATCCGCAGGCCGACCAGGCCGGCGTACCGACGCAGGCACCGTCGCAGCAGCCGCATCCGCAGCCGTCCCTGGCCGGACAGTCCCGGCTGGCGCAGGCGACCGAGGGCACGGGGCGGTCGTACGCCATAGGGGCACCGGACGTGAACGCCGCCGAGGGTCCCGAGCCGCTGGACGGTCCGGGGGGCGCCGTCGAGGTGGCGGACCCGCCCCGGCCTCAGCCGATGGACGACGAGCTGCCGCCGGAGCCGCTCGACAACCCGCGCAGGCTGCTGGTGTGGCCGGCGCCGGACGTCACCACCCAGCAGGCGCTCAGCGACCGCGGGTACCGGCCGGTCATCGTGCACTCGCGCGAGGAGGTCGACGCGCAGATCGCGGCGTTCCCGGCCGCGCTGTTCGTCGACCCGCTGACCGGGCCGATCACCCGGACCGCGCTGCAGTCGCTGCGGCAGGCGGCCGTCGCGGCCGAGGTGCCGGTGCTGGTCACGGCCGGGCTCGGCCAGGCGTCGCGGGAGGCGGCGTACGGCGCCGATCCCGCCGTCCTGCTGAAGGCGCTGGCGCCGCGTGACACCGAGCAGCATCCGCCGCGGGTGCTGCTGATCGAGGAGCACGCGGAGATCGCGCTGGCGCTGACCGCGACGCTGGAGCGGCGCGGGATGCAGGTCGCGCGGGCCGCGAGCGACGCCGACGCGGTGACACTGGCGGGGCAGCTCAGGCCGAACCTGGTCGTGATGGACCTGATGCAGGTCCATCGGCGGCGGGCCGGGATCGTGGACTGGCTGCGGGCGAACGGACAGCTCAACCGCACCCCGCTGGTCGTCTACACCGCCGCCGTCGACCAGGCGGACCTGCCGCGGCTGGCGTCCGGCGAGACGGTGCTGTTCCTGGCCGAGCGGTCCACGAGTACCGAGGTGCAGTCGCGGATCGTGGATCTGCTGGCCCGGATCGGCATCAACTAGTGCCGCGGCAGGCAACGTTTGCCCGTCAAGGAGCGGCGTCCGGTGCGTGCTCTCGGCGTGCCGGCCGGAAGCCCTCGTACTGGATGTACTTGGGCTTTCGGCCGGTTCGGCGAGAGGGCGTGCCGGGCGTCGCGACGGGGCGAACGTTGCCTGCCACGGCACTAGCCACGACGCCGGTGTGGAGCGGGCTTCCTTTGCCGGATGCCGGGTGTGGCGAGGACCTCTGCCGGATGCCGGGCGTGATGAACGCCTGTGCCGGGTGCGGATGCCGGGTGTGATGAACGCCTGTGCCGGGTGCGGATGCCGGGTGTGATGAACGCCTGTGCCGGGTGCGGATGCCGGGTGTGATGAACGCCTGTGCCGGGTGCGGATGCCGGGTGTGATGAACGCCTGTGCCGGGTGCGGGTGCCGGGTGTGGTGAACGCCTGTGCCGGGTGTGCGTCCCGCGTGTCCTCCACGCGTACGTCTAGGGCGCGATCAGCCGCCGCGCCGCCTGCTTGATCGAGGCGCGCAGCCGCTCCCGGTCGGCGTCCTCCGCGCCCGTGAGGACGCGGCGCATCTGGGGGACGGCGGCGGCCCAGTTGGCGAGGGCCGTCAGGAGGAACAGCAGGTCGCGGGGCGGGAACGCGTCCGTGATGACGCCGCGGGCCTGGCCGTCCTCGATGGCGGCGACCTTGCGGGTGTAGTGGTCCTGGCGCTCGGTCTCGTCGGGGAGTTCGTCGCTGCCGTACTCGATGCCCTCCCAGAACAGGAGGCGCAGCAGTTCGGGGTGGGCGGCGTGGTAGTCGAGCAGGCGGTCGATCCAGCCCTCGATGTCGTCCGGGTCGACCGGGACGGAAGCGGCGAGGTCCACCATGCGCGCGCCGAGGACTTGTGTGAACAGCTCCGCCTTGTTGCCGAAGTAGGCGTAGATGAGCTGCTTGTTCGCCTTGGCCGCGGCCGCGATGCGGTCGATGCGGGCGCCCGCGATGCCGTGGCGGGCGAACTCGGCGACCGCCGCCTCGAAGATCCGGGCCTTGGTGGCCTCGGGGTCTCTCACTGCCATGAGGGCAGCGTACCGCCCTGGCAACCAACCGTTTGGTTGACGGGAATGCGTGAGCGGCGCACACTGTTGAGCCGGGCGTCCAACTAACCAGTTGGTTGTTGGAGTGGGCTCGAAGAAAGGGCCCTGGCCCCGAGACGCTCGCCGGAGAAGGAGTGACCCCGCCCATGCCATCCGCGACCCCCACCGCGCACACGGTCCGGACCCCCGCCGGGCCCGGCAGGACGGCCACCTCCGCCCTGTTCCTCCCCCTGATCGCCCTCTGCACCGCCGTCACGGCCGCCAACATCTATCTCGCGGCCCCGCTGCTCCCCCTCATCGCCCGCGACTTCGGCTCGACTCCTTCGGCCGTGGCCTGGATCGCCTCGGTCGCGCAGTTCGGCTACGCGGCCGGCCTGCTCGTCTTCGCCCCGCTCGGTGACAGCGTCAACCGGCGCCGCCTGGTCGCCGCCCTGTCCCTCGTCGCGGCTCTCGCCCTGGTCGCGGGCGCGGCGACCACCGGGACCACCGCCCTCGCCGCGACCGTCCTCGTCGCCTCCGCCGCGACCGTCGTCCCGCAGCTGCTCGTCCCGCTGGTCGCCCAGCGGGCCCCCGCCGACCGTCGCGCCCGCCATGTCTCGGCCGTCATCGCGGGCCTGTTCGCCGGCGTCGTGGCGGCCCGGGTGCTCGGCGGACTGGTCGGCCAGGCCTTCGGGGCGGGTGGTGTTCGTGGGCGCGGCCGTCCTGACCGCCGTCCTCGGACTGGTGACCGCCCACGCCCTGCCCGCCGAGCACCGCACCCGCACCGGCCCCCTCTTCTCCGGCCTCGCCGCCCTGCCGTCCGTCGTCCGCCGCTCCCCCGACCTCTGGCGCGCGTGCGTCCGCCAGGCCGGGATGTACGGTGCCTGGAGCGCCCTGTGGACCTCGCTCGCGCTGCTCCTGACGGCGACGGGCGGCTCGGGCTACGGCCTGTCGACCGCGACCGCCGGTCTCTTCGGCCTCTTCGGGCTGGCGGCGAGCGTGGTGGCGCCCCTGGCGGGCGGGCTCGTGGACCGCTTCGGCGCCGCCAAGGTCGTCCTGTGCGCGTACCTCCTCGCCGCGGTGTCCGTACCGCTGTTCTGGCTCGGCGGGCAGGTGATGGAGGCCCTGTTCGTCGCCGCCGTCGCGATCCACGCGGCCCTGGTGGCGTGCCACGTGGCCAACCAGACCCTGGCCCTGACCACCACCTCCACCCCGGCCACCGCCAACACGGCCTACGTCGTCGCCGGTTTCGCCGGCGGCGCCCTCGCCTCCGCCCTGGCAGGCCCGGCCTTCACCCATTTCGGCTGGAGCGGGGTCTCCGCGGTGGCGGGAGCGTGGCTGGTGCTGGGGTGGGCGAGCACGTCGGTGCGGCGGTGAGGGTTCCGTGATTCCGCAGGTAGCACGGCGGTAGTACCGCATAGGTAGTACCGATGTTCGTACGGGCTGTGCGCCGGCGCGTGCGTGAAAGACGGGCGCGTGCGTGAAAGACGGGCGCGTGCGCCGGGCAGGACCCTGAGGGTCGCCGGCCCGGCGCACGCGTGTGTCCTCGGCGGCAGCGGGTGACGTGAGCGAGGTGGTGACGTGAGCGAGGTGCTCTCAGAGATTCGTGACGTCCAGCTGCCCGTCGGCGTACTGCCTGCGCAGCACCTTCTTGTCGAACTTGCCGACGCTCGTCTTGGGGACCGACTCGATGATCGTCCAGCGTTCCGGGAGCTGCCACTTGGCGATGTGGGCCTCGTCGGCGAGGAAGGCGCGCAGGGAGTCGAAGTCGGCGGTGGTGCCCTCCTTGAGGACGACGGTGGCCAGCGGGCGCTCGCCCCACTTGTCGTCGGGGACGGCCACGACGGCCGCCTCGGCGACGGACGGGTGGGCCATCAGCGCGTTCTCCAGCTCCACCGAGGAGATCCACTCGCCGCCGGACTTGATGACGTCC carries:
- a CDS encoding PAS domain-containing protein, with the translated sequence MSSRPSRGAARLAAILDALPDALVLVNANGTVVNANTIALEAFEAPGTALVGRGLLDLLPQFDSRLIPGSMRRPDHMDPRGRTKPTRMVARRTDGSEFPVEVTSANLENGQQAYDGYGNGADELLMLVVRDLTGTVDTEAELARSQRQTEMILRAASEGVVGTDTDGRIVLVNPAAAQILGYRASDLGGRELHELVLHSRSDGTPFAYEESPLADTLRSGRKHRVRGQVLWSKKGDKVPVDLTTAPVRDGDQLVGAVMTFADRRPYDMLAEEKAAVEKRHEEELERLSEEHASELTALRQKHVNQLEEIQEQHEEELAAGEERYAALGEREKDRYEALAGRHEQLLTLLAQSLRGPLDELRRELSALAADDAGQLWPEANQVLHHLSAGYSRITTLIDNVLGYQRLDTGVDGITRTKVMLDAVVAAGVDGAVELIGPGRVQFAVHAPPIEAEVDSRLLATALAHLVADVAGVDATGNAPVSAGGYMDNTVVVAAAQRGEVVRIEVRGPYAGGDPVHEPIVRGIVRAHGGVLQTHEVPGMSGSAYVLEVPLGGGAGAVGAPGPAALEAAPGEVALPEQATSGGRRRARRSSTDAFLDVEGPADGDGGEGGEAEASAPTGRRRRRAAAAQESAPVPAQAAGEAGEGSGGTGRRRGRPAEVAAGGGGESSDSGDGGRGGESGSGGSGGEGAAPVGPGAGVVGVAGVAGVAGVAGVSEGAVVTAAEYASGTAAAGTGLGGTVPPQGVPAPGGRRARRETGEQHALPPALPAVASPDPAQGAGTAGSAEDPQQPTGRRRRALAAATERAATQETGPRTVFALPPAEADRPTGAPAGQPANAATTPVPVQGDPAQASAPVPLPLPGHVRVPGQGGAADAGADDGRHDAVPHSQADDHTPPQPHPTNAPTGRRRRAVGQRAETETAGSPAQQVPAQGTAAQGAAGQAAPVPAGVPQAHVAEGAPVTVAGQGHTAGQAAPLPGQPVPAAGQPGQPGMPVPASGTAGHGVQMAPGQPVVAQGAAVPPGASVPTVPTAQGQGVPVPAQHASGQHASGQLGLPAQAAPGQPGPGQPGLGQPVPGAQGQVPPGQAVVPHQGVPAQALPAQEGSAQGLPAAQGVSSTTGAGQPLPAEAAPGQAAPGQAAVAPGQPVPGQGIPPGQAVPAGHVVPSGQGAPVQPVPAQGGVPPQGTPAQGTTAPGIPAPVPPAPGTSAQTAPAPAPQQWPGAQGTSGAGLPVAPNGAAGLVPPNGAPAPQSPQPNQSSEAAPAMPGMQAAQAVPAPAAPAPGAPVPPGTPLPPQAAPGHPRAAQPLPAEAPGAPGAIPSAAPAAPSAPPPDPAVDPNSTQGRAISVRTLGQGVPFTRQAQVQVQGQSPAHPHLHPAQPSATPPPHQPGGSGRRRKLGTRTDPAVGHPEQAARPHPQADQAGVPTQAPSQQPHPQPSLAGQSRLAQATEGTGRSYAIGAPDVNAAEGPEPLDGPGGAVEVADPPRPQPMDDELPPEPLDNPRRLLVWPAPDVTTQQALSDRGYRPVIVHSREEVDAQIAAFPAALFVDPLTGPITRTALQSLRQAAVAAEVPVLVTAGLGQASREAAYGADPAVLLKALAPRDTEQHPPRVLLIEEHAEIALALTATLERRGMQVARAASDADAVTLAGQLRPNLVVMDLMQVHRRRAGIVDWLRANGQLNRTPLVVYTAAVDQADLPRLASGETVLFLAERSTSTEVQSRIVDLLARIGIN
- a CDS encoding TetR family transcriptional regulator produces the protein MAVRDPEATKARIFEAAVAEFARHGIAGARIDRIAAAAKANKQLIYAYFGNKAELFTQVLGARMVDLAASVPVDPDDIEGWIDRLLDYHAAHPELLRLLFWEGIEYGSDELPDETERQDHYTRKVAAIEDGQARGVITDAFPPRDLLFLLTALANWAAAVPQMRRVLTGAEDADRERLRASIKQAARRLIAP